The following are encoded together in the Panicum virgatum strain AP13 chromosome 6K, P.virgatum_v5, whole genome shotgun sequence genome:
- the LOC120712273 gene encoding skin secretory protein xP2-like has product MAAAVALCWWPLAPWLSPAAAWFVFFNAVVAAVAVMSCGARGGGGTEAAAAGRPRLGRSGSSLVLDRLRSFYIFAAHPAAGGAAGPPVDEGDASAAASDSHCYYCCSRGAEEAAAAQELPEQAVAAPAAGTAPIAPAAPAPAEEDHAAPAPAPENQEDKAEEEQGEHEAKKEVEAEEKQDESISLDEAYALALSQRLRAQELASPPPPPAYPPTAAATATPAARTKKPAKKAAEGISRRRTKAEEAPGGKAELNARAELFIRQFREDLRLQRINSILSHTHALRSPTGAR; this is encoded by the coding sequence atggcggcggcggtagcgcTATGTTGGTGGCCGCTGGCGCCGTGGCTCAGCCCCGCCGCGGCGTGGTTCGTCTTCTTcaacgccgtcgtcgccgccgtcgcggtcATGTCctgcggcgcgcggggcggcggcgggacggaggcggcggcggcggggcggcccaGGCTCGGCCGCAGCGGCTCGTCCCTCGTCCTGGACAGGTTGAGGTCCTTCTACATCTTTGCCGCAcaccccgcggccggcggcgccgcggggccGCCGGTCGATGAAGGCGACGCTAGCGCTGCCGCCTCGGACTCGCACTGCTACTACTGCTGCTCGCGAGGAGcagaggaggccgccgcggcgcaggaGCTTCCAGAACAGGCGGTGGCCGCACCGGCCGCCGGGACGGCGCCGATCGCGCCtgccgcgccggcgccagcgGAGGAGGACCacgcggcgcccgcgccggcacCGGAGAACCAGGAGGACAAGGCAGAGGAGGAGCAAGGTGAACACGAAGCGAAGAAAGAGGTAGAGGCAGAGGAGAAGCAGGATGAGTCCATCAGCTTGGACGAGGCGTACGCGCTCGCGCTGTCCCAGCGGCTCCGCGCGCAGGAGctagcgtcgccgccgccgccgccagcgtatCCACCCACCGCGGCTgccaccgcgacgccggcggcgcggacgaAGAAGCCAGCGAAGAAGGCGGCGGAGGGGATCAGCCGGCGGCGCACGAAAGCGGAGGAGGCGCCGGGTGGGAAGGCCGAGCTGAACGCGCGCGCGGAGCTGTTCATCCGGCAGTTCCGGGAGGACCTCAGGCTGCAGCGCATCAACTCCATCCTCAGCCACACCCACGCGCTCCGTTCGCCAACTGGGGCGAGGTAG